From Strigops habroptila isolate Jane chromosome 1, bStrHab1.2.pri, whole genome shotgun sequence, a single genomic window includes:
- the SLC4A2 gene encoding anion exchange protein 2 isoform X1 has protein sequence MINPLRCAARLPGAVGQVPIATHVTGNGTCGPFLAAPPPMDFLLDSRPEQEALGAGSPVFGEEEEEKDLNKALGVERFEEILSDTHPRNAEEAGRSYGEEDFEYHRQSSHHIHHPLSTHLPPDTRRKKGVPKKGKKKHPRASVPGETPTIEEAEEDEDEACDTETERSAEELLQPGPPEAVQFFLQEDEVTEHRAEDPVPPPVLPGSPPEPRGSTSPREAQAGSPSAEEGGVVEGAAATAEAGSPGRPVPKSQPGHRSYNLHERRRIGSMTGAEQDQYQKMPTDESEAQTLASADLDYMKSHRFEDVPGVRRHLVRKSAKAQVVHVSKDHKELMTRHRKQDRQPHEVFVELNELVVDKNQELQWKETARWIKFEEDVEEETDRWGKPHVASLSFRSLLELRKTLSHGAVLLDLDQKTLPGVAHQVVEQMVITDQIRAEDRANVLRALLLKHSHPSDEKDFSFPRNISAGSLGSLLVHHHSTNHVAEGSEPAVTDPLIAGHAVEHDTRVDVEREREVLTPTPPAGITRSKSKHELKLLEKIPDNAEATVVLVGCVEFLDQPTMAFVRLQEAVELDSVLEVPVPVRFLFVLLGPSSTHMDYHEIGRSISTLMSDKQFHEAAYLADDRHDLLNAINEFLDCSVVLPPSEVQGEELLRSVAHFQREMLKKREEQERRLLLEPKSPEEKALLKLKVVEGDGEEEDDDPLRRTGRPFGGLIRDVQRRYPKYLSDFRDALDPQCIAAVIFIYFAALSPAITFGGLLGEKTQDLIGVSELIISTSLQGVLFCLLGAQPLLIIGFSGPLLVFEEAFFTFCTSNELEYLVGRVWIGFWLILIVLVMVAFEGSFLVRFVSRFTQEIFAFLISLIFIYETFSKLAKIFQEHPLHSCVQANGSEADAWRNSSTALANSTASRAAAKVTGQPNTALLSLVLMAGTFFIAFFLRKFKNSRFFPGRIRRLIGDFGVPIAILVMVLVDYSIQDTYTQKLSVPSGLSVTAPDKRGWVINPLGEQSDFPVWMMVASGLPAILVFILIFMETQITTLIISKKERMLQKGSGFHLDLLLIVAMGGFFALFGLPWLAAATVRSVTHANALTVMSKAVAPGDKPKIQEVKEQRVTGLLVAVLVGLSIVIGDLLRQIPLAVLFGIFLYMGITSLNGIQFYERLQLLLMPPKHHPDVSYVKKVRTLRMHLFTGLQLACLAVLWAVMSTVASLAFPFILILTVPLRMCLLSRIFTDREMKCLDADEAEPILDEREGVDEYNEMPMPV, from the exons ATGATTAACCCTTTGCGTTGCGCTGCGCGACTGCCCGGTGCCGTTGGGCAAGTCCCCATTGCCACGCACGTGACCGGCAATGGGACCTGTGGCCCCTTCCTTGCGGCTCCGCCACCCATGGATTTCCTCCTGGACTCCCGG CCTGAGCAGGAGGCGCTGGGCGCCGGCTCGCCCGTGTtcggggaggaagaggaggagaaggacctgAACAAGGCGCTGGGTGTGGAGCGCTTCGAGGAGATCCTGAGCGACACGCATCCTCGCAACGCAGAGGAGGCCGGGCGCAGCTATGGCGAGGAGGACTTCGAGT ACCACCGCCAGTCATCCCACCACATCCACCACCCGCTGTCCACGCACCTACCCCCCGACACCCGCCGCAAGAAGGGGGTGCCgaaaaagggcaagaagaaGCACCCCCGAGCCTCTGTCCCTGGCGAGACCCCCACCATCGAGGAGGCTGAAGAGGATGAGGACGAGGCGTGTGACACGGAGACTGAGCGGTCGGCAGAGGAGCTCCTGCAACCTGGCCCACCCGAGGCAGTGCAG TTCTTCCTGCAGGAAGATGAGGTGACCGAACACCGGGCAGAGGATCCGGTGCCCCCCCCAGTGCTGCCTGGTTCCCCCCCGGAGCCCCGTGGGTCCACATCCCCCAGGGAAGCTCAGGCAGGCAG CCCCAGTGCGGAGGAGGGAGGAGTGGTGGAGGGAGCGGCTGCCACCGCCGAGGCCGGCTCCCCGGGTCGCCCCGTTCCCAAGTCGCAGCCGGGGCACCGCAGCTACAACCTGCACGAGCGGCGGCGGATCGGCAGCATGACGGGCGCGGAGCAGGACCAGTACCAGAAGATGCCGACAGACGAGTCGGAGGCCCAGACACTGGCCTCGGCTGACCTGGACTACATGAAGA GTCACCGCTTCGAGGATGTGCCGGGGGTGCGCCGGCACCTCGTCCGGAAGAGTGCCAAGGCACAAGTGGTCCATGTCAGCAAGGACCACAAGGAGCTCATGACACGGCACCGCAAGCAGGACCGGCAGCCCCATGAG GTATTTGTGGAGCTGAACGAGCTGGTGGTGGACAAGAACCAGGAGCTGCAGTGGAAGGAGACAGCGCGCTGGATCAAGTTTGAGGAGGACGTGGAGGAGGAGACGGACCGCTGGGGCAAGCCGCACGTGGCCTCCCTGTCCTTCCGCAGCCTCCTGGAACTGCGCAAGACCTTGTCCCACG GGGCCGTGCTCCTTGACCTGGACCAGAAGACGCTGCCGGGGGTGGCTCACCAAGTAGTGGAGCAGATGGTCATCACCGACCAGATCCGGGCCGAGGACCGTGCCAATGTGCTGCGGGCACTGCTGCTCAAGCACAG CCACCCAAGCGATGAGAAGGACTTCTCCTTCCCCCGAAACATCTCTGCGGGCAGCCTGGGCTCCCTGCTTGTGCACCACCACAGCACCAACCACGTAGCTGAGGGTAGTGAGCCGGCCGTCACTGATCCGCTCATTGCTGGCCATGCCGTGGAGCACGACACACGGGTTGATGTGGAGCGGGAG AGGGAGGTTCTCACCCCCACACCCCCGGCCGGCATCACTCGCTCCAAGTCCAAACACGagctgaagctgctggagaagatCCCGGACAATGCTGAGGCCACAGTGGTGCTTGTGG GCTGCGTGGAGTTCCTGGACCAGCCCACCATGGCCTTCGTGCGGCTGCAGGAGGCAGTGGAGCTGGACTCGGTGCTGGAGGTGCCCGTGCCTGTGCGGTTCCTCTTTGTGCTGCTGGggcccagcagcacccacatgGACTACCATGAGATCGGGCGCTCCATCTCCACCCTCATGTCTGACAAG CAATTCCACGAGGCCGCATACCTGGCCGATGACCGCCATGACCTCCTCAACGCCATCAACGAGTTCCTGGACTGCAGCGTGGTGCTGCCGCCCTCCGAGGTGCagggtgaggagctgctgcGCAGCGTCGCCCACTTCCAGCGCGAGATGCTGAAGAagagggaggagcaggagcgaaggctgctgctggagccgAAGTCCCCAGAGGAGAAAG CGCTGCTAAAGCTGAAGGTGGTGGAGGGTGACGGCGAGGAGGAGGATGACGACCCCCTGCGGCGCACAGGCCGACCCTTTGGGGGGCTGATCCGGGACGTGCAGCGGCGGTACCCCAAGTACCTGAGCGACTTCAGGGATGCGCTGGACCCCCAGTGCATTGCAGCCGTCATCTTCATCTACTTCGCTGCACTGTCACCAGCCATTACCTTTGGAGGGCTGCTGG GGGAGAAGACGCAGGACCTAATCGGGGTGTCTGAGCTGATCATCTCCACGTCGCTGCAGGGCGTGCTCTTCTGCCTGCTGGGcgcccagcccctgctcatcaTTGGCTTCTCAGGGCCTCTGCTCGTCTTTGAGGAGGCTTTCTTCACG TTCTGCACCTCCAATGAGCTGGAGTACCTGGTGGGGCGCGTCTGGATCGGCTTCTGGCTCATCCTCATCGTGCTGGTCATGGTGGCCTTCGAGGGCAGCTTCCTGGTGCGCTTCGTCTCTCGCTTCACCCAGGAGATCTTCGCCTTCCTCATCTCCCTCATCTTCATCTACGAGACCTTCTCCAAGCTGGCCAAG ATCTTCCAGGAGCATCCCCTGCACAGCTGCGTGCAGGCGAACGGCTCAGAGGCGGATGCATGGAGGAACAGCAGCACGGCCCTAGCCAACAGCACCGCGAGCCGCGCTGCAGCCAAGGTGACAGGGCAGCCCAACACGGCGCTGCTCTCGCTGGTGCTCATGGCCGGCACCTTCTTCATTGCCTTCTTCCTGCGCAAGTTCAAGAACAGCCGGTTCTTCCCCGGACGG ATCCGACGGCTCATCGGGGACTTCGGGGTGCCCATTGCCATCCTGGTGATGGTGCTGGTGGACTACAGCATCCAGGACACCTACACACAG AAGCTGAGCGTGCCCAGCGGGCTCTCGGTGACGGCCCCAGACAAGCGGGGCTGGGTGATCAACCCCCTGGGTGAGCAGAGCGACTTCCCTGTCTGGATGATGGTGGCCAGTGGCCTCCCTGCCATCCTCGtcttcatcctcatcttcatGGAGACCCAGATCACCAC GCTGATCATCAGCAAGAAGGAGCGGATGCTGCAGAAGGGCTCCGGGTTCCACCTCGACCTCCTGCTCATTGTGGCCATGGGTGGCTTCTTCGCACTGTTTGGGCTGCCGTGGCTCGCCGCGGCCACGGTGCGCTCTGTCACGCACGCTAACGCCCTCACTGTCATGAGCAAGGCTGTGGCGCCTGGGGACAAGCCCAAGATCCAGGAGGTGAAGGAGCAGCGGGTCACCgggctgctggtggctgtgctCGTGG GCCTGTCCATTGTCATTGGGGACCTGCTGCGGCAGATCCCGCTGGCCGTGCTTTTCGGGATCTTCCTCTACATGGGTATCACCTCCCTCAATGGCATCCAGTTCTACGAGcgcctgcagctgctgttgatGCCCCCCAAGCACCACCCTGATGTCAGCTATGTCAAAAAG GTACGCACGCTGCGCATGCACCTCTTCACTGGGCTGCAGCTGGCGTGCCTGGCCGTGCTCTGGGCTGTCATGTCCACCGTGGCCTCCCTGGCCTTCCccttcatcctcatcctcacGGTGCCGCTCCGCATGTGCCTGCTCAGCCGCATCTTCACTGACCGGGAGATGAAGTGT CTGGACGCAGATGAGGCCGAGCCCATCCTGGATGAGCGGGAAGGTGTGGATGAGTACAACGAAATGCCGATGCCGGTGTGA